The following coding sequences lie in one Sporocytophaga myxococcoides DSM 11118 genomic window:
- a CDS encoding SH3 domain-containing protein: MRIIIAISIIIFTSCTEPKSRVEKENVTTLDTSVTNIAQADTFKTDSIKTDTIKRQIEYDHFLKLDEYRVYYKTIVQPVSFSTISPVYSQPDTSSQVIDSLKFNTSLVPILDTYVDEWIGIQYGNQNAYIRSSDVALYSFNSQSKKMKYFIRGSIIYKYDLTQNIFIDTFQIEGFAPDYAQQINSLKWKNVDLLLLLESHGNCCGCSDVGIYLVDANGKLDIMFKTYQSNSDLEGEEYSTNVSLPQDPQFDNIIYSEYDYGELFDMNNEPILDKNGARKMGVIKDIKKHYKWDGFKVVEQK; the protein is encoded by the coding sequence ATGAGAATCATAATAGCTATATCAATCATTATTTTTACATCTTGTACTGAGCCCAAATCAAGGGTTGAAAAAGAAAACGTTACAACCTTGGATACTTCAGTTACTAATATTGCCCAAGCCGATACTTTCAAAACCGATTCAATCAAGACCGATACAATCAAAAGACAAATTGAATATGATCATTTTTTAAAACTTGATGAATATAGGGTTTATTATAAAACAATAGTCCAACCCGTTTCATTTTCAACAATCAGCCCTGTTTATTCCCAACCTGATACTTCAAGTCAAGTAATAGATTCCCTAAAATTTAATACCTCATTGGTGCCAATATTGGACACTTATGTCGACGAGTGGATTGGAATTCAATATGGTAATCAAAATGCATATATCCGTTCAAGTGATGTGGCATTGTATTCATTTAATTCACAGTCAAAAAAAATGAAGTATTTCATCCGTGGTTCTATTATATATAAATATGACCTTACTCAAAATATATTTATTGATACATTTCAAATAGAAGGATTTGCTCCTGATTATGCTCAGCAAATAAATTCATTAAAGTGGAAAAATGTTGATTTATTGTTGTTGTTAGAAAGCCACGGAAATTGTTGTGGGTGTTCTGATGTCGGCATTTACCTTGTCGATGCCAATGGAAAATTAGATATTATGTTTAAAACCTATCAATCAAATTCCGACTTAGAAGGAGAAGAATATTCAACAAATGTTTCACTTCCTCAAGATCCTCAATTTGATAATATAATTTATAGCGAGTATGATTATGGAGAATTGTTCGACATGAATAATGAACCAATACTTGATAAGAATGGAGCTAGAAAAATGGGAGTAATAAAAGATATCAAGAAACATTATAAGTGGGATGGATTTAAAGTTGTAGAACAAAAATGA
- a CDS encoding esterase-like activity of phytase family protein, with product MRLRLNTTLLSIAVGLLTPLISKAQVSLLQDYVNNKSASIGTFQGINFREAGFSSLYPIANTNGKEFWTISDRGVNVDCASANPAECHPTYDKLYAFPSYAPKIHRIRVSGDSIQILQSITMKRPDGTTATGLLNPAGYGSTVAELNSIDTVLTCANFAAKTAAKDIWGIDSEGIVVDKDGNFWICEEGGPTIWKLNKNGVVVKRFTPYANLPGAQPEDVAIDTVFKYRKNNRGFEGISITPNGKIYAIIQSPILYPTAAVGEASRIHRILEIDPETNATRMFAYVNEGVIGSGANQVRLKDWKIGDMAAINNNEFLLIEVGIRGTTDSKKIYKLDISGATPVTSELYNGKTLEALVDVAGLDANGIVPVGRTLFLDLVANGWPATLDKAEGLAIINDSTVAVCNDNDYGQSSPNADGIAVATSNLSHMFVFGLKGANKLSNYVPFASALAEGTTGISTSTTPYLVPVTSGVRLTSILTTNDVIGGYRMCGTPDGLGAFDNHDGTFTLLMNHEFGNTAGIARAHGSKGAFVSKWVINKSDLSVISGSDLIQNVNLWNGTGYTTYNSSNPSPSAAFGRFCSADLPAVSAYYNAKTGLGTQARIFMNGEETGNEGRVMGHIASGSASGTSYELPALGKASWENLTARPVASDKTVVVGMDDSTPGQVYVYIGSKTDSGSDVEKAGLTNGKLYGVSVTGLLNEVSASVPAEGTAFTLVDLGDIKNSTGSEINTNSNNLGITNFLRPEDGAWDPSNPNDFYFATTNAITSPSRLWRLRFSDTNNPEAGGTIEAVLDGTEGQKMLDNLTIDHYGHVLLVEDVGGNAHIGRVLQYDIATDVLTTVADHDRTRFLTGGANFLTQDEEATGILDMQEILGPGMFLTADQAHYSIPGEVVEGGQLLALFNPASFNANPEISLTAENDFGTITTGNTTTQDVTISNTGPGALKIKAINFSGTDYVLDESLTFPIIIAAGESQSIGVEFAPLADGTHNATMTIVNNDFDESSVEVALTGVSVEPGDITGIYPSGTLAATGIQIFPNPAGDLATVSITMEKAERVTISVINAKGALVAPVIEKDLAIGKTEVALSTAALQNGIYFVKLSSASGTKSVKAVVAH from the coding sequence ATGAGACTACGATTAAATACTACTTTATTAAGTATTGCTGTGGGGTTGCTGACACCATTGATTAGCAAGGCACAGGTTTCCTTGTTGCAGGATTATGTGAATAACAAATCCGCATCTATCGGAACGTTCCAGGGTATTAATTTTCGCGAAGCCGGATTTTCTAGTTTATATCCGATCGCTAATACCAATGGAAAAGAATTCTGGACTATTTCAGACAGAGGAGTAAACGTTGATTGCGCCAGCGCAAATCCGGCTGAATGTCATCCTACTTATGATAAGTTGTATGCATTTCCTAGCTATGCTCCTAAGATTCATAGAATAAGAGTGAGTGGCGATTCCATCCAAATCTTACAGTCAATTACTATGAAGCGTCCTGACGGAACAACTGCAACAGGATTGCTTAACCCTGCTGGTTATGGAAGTACAGTAGCTGAGTTGAATAGTATAGATACCGTTCTTACCTGCGCTAACTTTGCAGCAAAAACTGCTGCTAAAGATATCTGGGGTATTGACTCTGAAGGTATTGTTGTAGATAAAGATGGCAACTTCTGGATTTGCGAAGAAGGTGGACCAACTATCTGGAAGCTGAACAAAAACGGAGTTGTTGTTAAAAGATTTACTCCTTATGCAAATCTTCCTGGTGCTCAGCCTGAAGATGTTGCTATCGACACTGTATTTAAGTATCGTAAGAACAATCGTGGTTTTGAAGGTATTTCTATTACTCCTAATGGAAAGATATATGCCATTATACAAAGCCCGATATTATATCCTACTGCAGCTGTAGGTGAAGCTTCAAGAATTCATAGAATATTAGAAATTGATCCGGAGACAAACGCAACAAGAATGTTCGCTTATGTAAACGAAGGTGTTATCGGTTCAGGAGCTAATCAAGTAAGATTGAAAGACTGGAAAATAGGTGATATGGCTGCTATCAATAACAATGAGTTTTTACTTATTGAAGTAGGTATCAGGGGAACTACAGATAGCAAGAAAATTTATAAGCTAGATATCAGCGGTGCAACACCGGTAACATCTGAATTATACAATGGTAAAACATTGGAAGCATTGGTAGATGTTGCTGGATTAGATGCTAATGGAATTGTACCGGTTGGAAGAACTTTGTTCTTAGACTTAGTAGCAAACGGTTGGCCAGCAACTTTGGATAAAGCTGAAGGTCTGGCTATTATTAATGACAGTACTGTTGCAGTTTGCAATGATAATGACTATGGACAATCTTCTCCAAATGCAGATGGTATAGCAGTTGCAACCAGCAATCTTAGTCATATGTTTGTTTTTGGTTTAAAAGGCGCAAATAAACTATCTAACTATGTGCCATTTGCTTCTGCTTTAGCGGAAGGTACAACTGGTATTAGTACTTCAACGACACCTTATCTGGTTCCTGTTACTTCTGGTGTTAGATTAACTTCTATCCTTACAACGAACGATGTAATAGGAGGATATAGAATGTGCGGTACACCTGATGGACTTGGTGCATTTGATAACCATGATGGTACTTTCACTCTTTTAATGAATCATGAGTTTGGAAATACAGCTGGTATTGCAAGAGCTCACGGATCAAAAGGAGCTTTTGTTTCTAAGTGGGTTATTAACAAATCCGACTTATCTGTGATAAGCGGTAGCGATCTAATACAAAATGTAAACCTGTGGAATGGAACAGGATATACGACTTATAACAGTTCAAATCCTTCACCATCGGCAGCATTTGGTCGTTTCTGCTCTGCAGACCTCCCAGCTGTTTCTGCTTATTACAATGCGAAAACAGGATTGGGCACTCAAGCTCGTATTTTCATGAATGGTGAAGAAACTGGTAACGAAGGTCGTGTAATGGGGCATATTGCTTCAGGCTCTGCTTCCGGAACTTCATATGAGCTTCCTGCATTAGGAAAGGCTTCATGGGAAAACTTAACTGCAAGACCTGTTGCAAGTGATAAGACAGTTGTTGTAGGTATGGACGATTCTACTCCAGGTCAGGTATATGTATATATCGGAAGTAAAACAGACTCAGGATCTGATGTTGAAAAGGCTGGATTGACCAATGGAAAACTTTATGGTGTTTCAGTAACTGGCTTATTAAATGAGGTTAGTGCTAGTGTTCCTGCTGAAGGTACAGCATTTACATTAGTTGATCTTGGAGATATCAAAAACTCGACTGGCAGCGAGATCAATACTAACAGCAATAACCTTGGGATAACAAACTTCCTGCGTCCGGAAGACGGAGCATGGGATCCTTCTAACCCTAACGATTTTTATTTCGCAACAACGAATGCAATTACAAGCCCAAGCCGTTTGTGGAGACTACGTTTCTCAGATACCAACAATCCTGAAGCAGGTGGAACCATTGAGGCAGTACTAGATGGTACAGAAGGTCAGAAAATGTTGGATAATTTAACTATAGATCATTATGGTCACGTTCTTCTTGTCGAGGATGTAGGAGGTAATGCTCATATAGGAAGGGTTTTGCAATATGATATTGCTACGGATGTATTAACTACAGTTGCAGATCATGATCGTACTCGTTTCTTAACCGGAGGTGCTAATTTCCTTACTCAGGACGAAGAAGCGACAGGCATCTTAGATATGCAAGAAATTCTTGGCCCAGGAATGTTCCTGACTGCTGATCAGGCGCATTATTCTATACCTGGTGAAGTGGTAGAAGGTGGACAATTATTAGCATTGTTTAATCCTGCATCATTTAATGCAAATCCGGAAATCAGTTTAACTGCTGAAAATGATTTTGGAACAATTACTACCGGAAATACAACTACTCAGGATGTTACTATTTCTAATACAGGCCCTGGTGCTTTAAAAATTAAAGCAATTAATTTTTCAGGAACTGATTACGTATTGGATGAATCATTGACTTTCCCAATTATCATTGCAGCTGGAGAATCTCAGAGCATAGGTGTTGAATTCGCTCCACTTGCTGACGGTACTCATAATGCAACTATGACAATTGTAAATAATGACTTTGATGAATCAAGTGTAGAAGTTGCATTGACTGGTGTTTCAGTTGAGCCTGGAGACATTACAGGTATATACCCTTCAGGCACTCTTGCTGCTACTGGAATTCAGATATTCCCTAACCCGGCAGGTGACCTTGCTACAGTTTCTATTACTATGGAAAAAGCTGAGCGTGTAACCATTTCTGTTATCAATGCAAAAGGTGCTCTTGTAGCTCCAGTTATTGAGAAGGATTTAGCAATTGGAAAAACTGAGGTAGCTCTTTCTACAGCAGCCTTACAAAATGGAATTTATTTTGTTAAGTTATCCTCTGCAAGCGGTACAAAAAGTGTAAAAGCCGTTGTGGCTCATTAA